In the Sus scrofa isolate TJ Tabasco breed Duroc chromosome 7, Sscrofa11.1, whole genome shotgun sequence genome, one interval contains:
- the GSKIP gene encoding GSK3-beta interaction protein isoform X1 has protein sequence METDCNPMELSSMSGFEDDAALNGFEGTDMKDMRLEAEAVVNDVLFAVNNMYVSKTLRCADDVAYINVETREGNRYCLELTEAGLRVVGYAFDQVDDHLQTPYHETVYSLLDTLSPAYREAFGNALLQRLEALNRDGQS, from the exons ATGGAAACAGACTGCAATCCCATGGAGCTGAGCAGTATGTCAGGATTTGAAGACGATGCAGCGCTTAACGGCTTTGAAGGAACAGACATGAAAGACATGAGGCTGGAAGCCGAGGCCGTTGTCAACGATGTTCTCTTTGCCGTGAACAACATGTACGTCTCCAAAACCCTGCGCTGCGCCGATGACGTGGCCTACATCAACGTGGAaacaagagaagggaacagaTACTGCCTGGAGCTCACTGAAGCAGGGCTCAGG GTGGTAGGTTATGCTTTTGATCAGGTGGACGACCATCTTCAAACTCCCTACCACGAAACGGTCTACTCTTTGCTGGACACGCTCAGCCCTGCCTACCGGGAAGCATTTGGAAATGCCCTCCTTCAAAGACTGGAAGCTTTGAACAGGGACGGACAGTCATGA
- the GSKIP gene encoding GSK3-beta interaction protein (The RefSeq protein has 3 substitutions compared to this genomic sequence) has translation METDCNPMELSSMSGFEDDAALNGFEGTDMKDVRLEAEAVVNDVLFAVNNMYISKTLRCADDVAYINVETREGNRYCLELTEAGLRVVGYAFDQVDDHLQTPYHETVYSLLDTLSPAYREAFGNALLQRLEALNGDGQS, from the exons ATGGAAACAGACTGCAATCCCATGGAGCTGAGCAGTATGTCAGGATTTGAAGACGATGCAGCGCTTAACGGCTTTGAAGGAACAGACATGAAAGACATGAGGCTGGAAGCCGAGGCCGTTGTCAACGATGTTCTCTTTGCCGTGAACAACATGTACGTCTCCAAAACCCTGCGCTGCGCCGATGACGTGGCCTACATCAACGTGGAaacaagagaagggaacagaTACTGCCTGGAGCTCACTGAAGCAGGGCTCAGG GTGGTAGGTTATGCTTTTGATCAGGTGGACGACCATCTTCAAACTCCCTACCACGAAACGGTCTACTCTTTGCTGGACACGCTCAGCCCTGCCTACCGGGAAGCATTTGGAAATGCCCTCCTTCAAAGACTGGAAGCTTTGAACAGGGACGGACAGTCATGA